Proteins found in one Brachypodium distachyon strain Bd21 chromosome 5, Brachypodium_distachyon_v3.0, whole genome shotgun sequence genomic segment:
- the LOC100821276 gene encoding protein G1-like4 produces MDHHLKANPDSPLSGGGGSNSSGVGGSSSSSITSSPSSVGNTPQSPSRYEAQKRRDWNTFGQYLRNHRPPLSLAQCSGAHVLEFLRYLDQFGKTKVHASACPFFGHPTPPAPCPCPLRQAWGSLDALVGRLRAAYEENGGSPESNPFAARAVRLYLREVREHQARARGVSYEKKKRKKPQPQLLLQHPGDSSGGGFRQPPPGPPPATGC; encoded by the coding sequence ATGGATCATCACCTGAAGGCGAACCCAGACAGCCCTCtgtcgggaggaggagggagcaacagcagcggcgtcggcggctccagcagcagcagcatcacctcGTCGCCCTCCTCCGTGGGCAACACCCCGCAGTCGCCGAGCCGGTACGAGGCGCAGAAGCGGCGCGACTGGAACACGTTCGGGCAGTACCTCCGGAACCACCGGCCCCCGCTGAGCCTGGCCCAGTGCAGCGGCGCCCACGTCCTGGAGTTCCTGCGGTACCTGGACCAGTTCGGCAAGACCAAGGTGCACGCCTCGGCCTGCCCCTTCTTCGGCCACCcgaccccgccggcgcccTGCCCGTGCCCGCTCCGCCAGGCCTGGGGCAGCCTCGACGCGCTCGTGGGCCGCCTCCGGGCCGCCTACGAGGAGAACGGGGGCAGCCCGGAGTCCAACCCATTCGCGGCCCGCGCCGTCAGGCTCTACCTCCGCGAGGTCCGCGAGCACCAGGCCCGCGCCCGCGGCGTCAGctacgagaagaagaagcgcaagaagccgcagccgcagctgcTTCTGCAGCACCCGGGcgacagcagcggcggcggcttccgtCAGCCCCCTCCCGGCCCGCCTCCGGCCACCGGCTGCTGA